One Clostridium novyi NT genomic window carries:
- the thiM gene encoding hydroxyethylthiazole kinase, whose amino-acid sequence MLENICINFKKVKEKTPLVHSITNYVTINDCANMLLAYGASPAMVESFDESYDFAKLASCIYINLGTLTREQEQSILMVCISAKNNNIPVVLDPVACGAVPHKIALIEKLFEIGRIDIIKGNIGEIKSLAGYNAKTRGVDSIDNGNDSIDACISLAKKYKCIVAATGVKDIVTDGKRTALIENGSKMLTLITGAGCMVGALTAATAGVEDDKFIATITSILSMNIAAEHTEKEVIGPGSFKVKLIDNIYLLKENHLRKEGKIKWI is encoded by the coding sequence ATGTTAGAAAATATTTGTATTAACTTTAAAAAAGTTAAAGAGAAAACTCCATTAGTACATTCTATAACAAACTATGTAACTATAAATGATTGTGCCAATATGTTATTAGCTTATGGAGCTTCCCCTGCTATGGTAGAATCATTTGATGAAAGTTATGATTTTGCTAAACTAGCTTCTTGTATCTATATAAACTTAGGCACATTAACACGAGAACAAGAACAATCAATTTTAATGGTATGTATATCAGCTAAGAATAATAATATTCCTGTTGTACTTGACCCTGTTGCCTGTGGTGCAGTTCCACATAAAATAGCTCTTATAGAAAAGCTTTTTGAAATAGGAAGAATTGACATTATAAAAGGAAATATAGGCGAAATTAAATCTCTTGCAGGATATAATGCTAAAACACGAGGAGTTGACTCCATAGATAATGGCAATGATTCTATAGATGCTTGTATTTCTCTAGCTAAAAAATATAAATGCATAGTAGCTGCAACTGGGGTTAAAGATATAGTAACAGATGGAAAAAGAACAGCATTAATTGAAAATGGATCTAAAATGTTAACTTTAATTACTGGTGCTGGATGTATGGTTGGAGCTTTAACTGCTGCAACTGCTGGAGTTGAAGATGACAAATTTATTGCTACAATCACATCCATATTATCTATGAATATAGCAGCAGAGCATACTGAAAAAGAGGTTATTGGACCTGGTAGCTTTAAAGTTAAACTTATAGACAATATTTATTTATTAAAGGAAAATCATTTAAGGAAAGAAGGTAAAATTAAATGGATATAA
- a CDS encoding patatin-like phospholipase family protein: MKIDAVFEGGGVKGIGLVGAVACLEDKGCIIENVAGTSAGAMIAALVAVGYTSKELREIIINIDYSKFLDEKFLYNFKPTEFISKGVSLIKNKGIYSGDAIEKFMRMLLIAKGKTKFKDVSKNGKSRLKIIASDITRGDMLILPDDIKKYGINPMEMDIARAVRMSISIPLYFKPVKLKYKNKVSFIVDGGILSNYPIWIFDVDGIPKWPTIGMKLISNSSSFTSKGEDDFIHFVMDINKAMLNKNEEVYVTNKNWVRTIPIPTLGVNTTDFDIDKKTSLKLFKAGYKSAERFLSKWDFNEYKKRYRSQNKN, from the coding sequence ATGAAAATTGATGCTGTATTTGAAGGTGGAGGAGTAAAAGGAATTGGTTTAGTTGGAGCTGTAGCGTGTTTAGAGGATAAAGGCTGTATAATAGAGAATGTTGCAGGAACATCGGCTGGAGCGATGATAGCTGCATTAGTAGCGGTAGGATATACTAGCAAAGAACTAAGAGAAATTATTATAAACATAGATTATAGTAAATTTTTAGATGAAAAGTTTTTATATAATTTTAAGCCTACAGAGTTTATAAGTAAGGGCGTCTCTTTGATAAAAAATAAGGGGATATATTCTGGAGATGCTATAGAAAAGTTTATGAGAATGTTACTTATTGCAAAGGGAAAAACAAAGTTTAAGGATGTAAGTAAAAATGGAAAAAGTCGTTTAAAAATAATTGCTTCGGATATAACTAGAGGAGATATGCTTATTTTACCTGATGATATAAAAAAATATGGCATTAATCCAATGGAAATGGATATTGCAAGAGCTGTTAGAATGAGCATAAGCATCCCCCTTTATTTTAAACCAGTTAAGCTTAAATACAAAAATAAAGTAAGCTTTATAGTTGATGGAGGAATACTTAGCAATTATCCTATATGGATATTTGATGTAGATGGAATACCTAAATGGCCTACCATAGGAATGAAACTTATATCTAATAGTAGTAGTTTTACATCTAAGGGAGAGGATGATTTTATTCATTTTGTAATGGATATAAATAAAGCTATGTTAAATAAAAATGAAGAGGTATATGTTACTAATAAAAATTGGGTAAGGACAATACCAATACCTACATTAGGTGTTAATACAACAGATTTTGATATAGATAAAAAAACTAGCTTAAAGCTTTTTAAAGCAGGGTATAAAAGTGCAGAAAGGTTTTTGAGTAAGTGGGATTTTAATGAGTATAAAAAGAGATATAGAAGTCAGAATAAAAATTGA
- the thiD gene encoding bifunctional hydroxymethylpyrimidine kinase/phosphomethylpyrimidine kinase, with amino-acid sequence MKNVLTIAGSDSCGGAGIQADLKTMSALGVYGMSVISAVTAQNTKGVIAVQEITKEIVEAQIRAIFDDIKVDSVKIGMVSNSEIIKTIKELLIEYKVTNIVLDPVMISKSGYYLLKPEAIEELKELIKIVDIVTPNIPEAEELSNMKITCQEEMMEAALKINKLGAKNVLVKGGHRCNDSTDILYYDKKFITLEGKRIATKNTHGTGCTLSSAIASYIAKGYSIEDSVKLSKEYITVAIKNSFPIGHGVGPVGHFIDLYERANLNYK; translated from the coding sequence ATGAAAAATGTATTAACTATTGCCGGTTCCGATAGTTGTGGCGGTGCTGGTATACAAGCTGATTTAAAAACCATGAGTGCTCTTGGAGTATATGGAATGAGTGTAATATCAGCTGTAACAGCCCAAAATACTAAAGGAGTTATTGCTGTTCAAGAAATCACAAAAGAAATAGTAGAAGCTCAAATTAGAGCTATATTTGATGATATTAAAGTTGACTCTGTAAAAATAGGTATGGTATCTAATTCAGAAATTATAAAAACAATAAAAGAACTTTTAATAGAATATAAAGTAACAAATATAGTATTAGACCCTGTAATGATATCTAAAAGTGGATATTATCTTTTAAAGCCAGAAGCTATTGAAGAATTAAAAGAGCTAATTAAAATTGTAGACATAGTGACACCAAATATACCTGAAGCTGAAGAGCTTTCTAACATGAAAATTACTTGCCAAGAAGAAATGATGGAAGCTGCATTAAAAATAAATAAATTAGGTGCTAAAAACGTACTGGTTAAAGGTGGACATAGATGTAATGACTCAACAGACATTCTTTATTATGATAAAAAATTTATAACATTAGAAGGAAAAAGAATAGCAACTAAAAATACACATGGTACTGGATGTACCCTTTCTTCAGCCATTGCAAGTTACATAGCTAAAGGCTACAGTATAGAAGATTCAGTAAAGCTTTCTAAAGAATATATTACTGTAGCAATTAAAAACTCTTTTCCAATTGGACATGGAGTTGGTCCTGTTGGACACTTTATAGACCTATATGAAAGAGCTAATTTAAACTATAAATAG
- a CDS encoding ABC-2 transporter permease: MKNYFNKALFYKEWRNIRAIAIIFYLQVLSMIIMPFINTIDSIKECRNYGDMSQSQIFAMNKQSLFRHLENRDTFVLMAILIIAIATCVVGYDLIGRKYDILSSMPFKKKEIIFTKWLSIFITMIVPLAIGYFIIYAVYLMNINLLGSYVTSRMILTWICMNLLVSIFILTFIMLIQCLSGICGLGGIVGAIFLILPIGLSMLVNEIISLYGFSKDSTYFQGIQDKIVDICSSLTPSSYCFRIVYEIPDHNESYNYYTNMYYSNRYCIPNKFKILILIIATIITFALMIYAFNRFKLEKIGNIIAFKPLEPIFKIGVSVCFGLLGAAFTSSITSSHYDLWKLREINAPELVTLSNKAFTITILMGILCGCLVYVITNKILEANKK, translated from the coding sequence ATGAAGAATTATTTTAATAAAGCTCTGTTTTATAAAGAATGGAGAAATATAAGAGCAATAGCAATAATATTTTATTTGCAAGTGTTATCAATGATTATAATGCCATTTATAAATACAATTGATTCTATAAAGGAATGCAGAAATTATGGAGATATGTCTCAATCACAAATATTTGCAATGAACAAACAGTCATTATTTAGGCATTTAGAAAATAGAGATACGTTTGTTCTTATGGCTATTTTAATTATAGCTATTGCTACATGTGTTGTTGGATATGACTTAATTGGGAGAAAATATGATATTTTAAGTTCCATGCCATTTAAAAAGAAAGAAATTATATTTACAAAATGGCTTTCTATATTTATAACAATGATAGTTCCTTTAGCCATAGGATATTTTATCATATATGCAGTGTATCTTATGAATATAAACTTGCTTGGAAGTTATGTTACTTCTAGAATGATTTTAACTTGGATTTGTATGAATTTATTGGTTAGTATATTTATTCTTACATTTATAATGCTTATACAATGTTTAAGTGGAATATGTGGTTTAGGTGGAATAGTAGGAGCAATATTTTTAATATTACCAATTGGATTATCAATGCTTGTAAATGAAATTATATCATTATATGGATTTAGTAAGGATTCTACATACTTTCAGGGTATACAAGATAAAATAGTTGATATATGTTCTTCATTAACGCCTTCATCTTATTGTTTTAGAATTGTATACGAGATACCTGACCATAATGAATCTTACAATTATTATACTAACATGTATTACTCTAATAGGTATTGTATACCCAATAAATTTAAAATTTTAATATTAATAATTGCTACTATAATTACATTTGCATTGATGATTTATGCATTCAATAGGTTTAAACTTGAAAAGATAGGGAATATTATTGCCTTTAAGCCACTAGAACCTATATTTAAAATCGGAGTATCTGTATGCTTTGGGTTACTTGGAGCGGCTTTTACATCTTCAATAACATCTTCACATTATGATTTATGGAAGTTAAGAGAAATAAATGCTCCAGAATTAGTAACTTTAAGTAATAAAGCATTTACAATTACAATTCTTATGGGAATACTTTGTGGATGTTTGGTTTATGTTATAACAAATAAAATTCTTGAAGCAAATAAAAAATAA
- a CDS encoding ABC transporter ATP-binding protein: protein MIKVTDVSKTLGDKKVLNNISFEVKKGSIFGLIGPNGAGKTTIIKHLVGIYDVDNGKITVNDEPIYENPKIKKTIGYITDDNNFINTFNLKTIAKFYKLSYENFDIEKFFKLNEIFKLPVKKSIRKFSKGMKMRVSIMINLSIMPDILVLDEPTNGLDPIVKKKFFKILLEEVVDRGTTIIISSHNLNELERICDSIAIINGGEIKYLNSIENMKQSIRKIQVVFRENPPKDLEKWDDVINVEKIGRVHNIVTKNYGEEFLNKLDSCGIMFREEIDLSLEDMFIYSVGEEVNYEELF, encoded by the coding sequence ATGATAAAGGTTACTGATGTTTCAAAAACATTAGGTGATAAGAAAGTTTTAAACAATATAAGTTTTGAAGTGAAAAAGGGAAGTATTTTTGGACTTATAGGACCTAATGGAGCAGGTAAAACAACTATTATAAAGCATCTAGTGGGAATTTATGATGTGGATAATGGAAAAATAACAGTAAATGACGAGCCAATTTATGAAAATCCTAAAATAAAGAAAACTATTGGATATATAACTGATGATAATAATTTTATTAATACGTTTAACTTAAAAACTATTGCTAAGTTTTATAAGTTATCTTATGAAAATTTCGATATAGAAAAATTTTTTAAATTAAATGAGATATTTAAGTTACCTGTAAAAAAGTCCATAAGAAAATTTTCAAAAGGTATGAAAATGAGAGTTTCAATAATGATTAATTTAAGTATTATGCCAGATATATTAGTTTTAGACGAGCCTACAAATGGACTTGATCCTATAGTTAAGAAGAAGTTTTTTAAGATTTTACTAGAAGAAGTGGTAGATAGGGGAACAACAATTATAATATCATCACACAATTTAAATGAACTTGAAAGAATTTGTGATAGTATTGCAATAATCAATGGAGGTGAGATTAAATATTTAAATTCCATAGAAAATATGAAACAGTCTATTAGAAAAATACAGGTAGTATTTAGAGAAAATCCTCCAAAAGATTTAGAAAAATGGGACGATGTGATTAATGTTGAGAAAATAGGAAGAGTGCATAATATAGTTACAAAAAATTATGGAGAAGAATTTTTAAATAAATTAGATAGCTGTGGAATTATGTTTAGAGAGGAAATAGATTTAAGTCTTGAAGATATGTTTATATACTCTGTTGGGGAGGAGGTAAATTATGAAGAATTATTTTAA
- a CDS encoding Crp/Fnr family transcriptional regulator, translating into MLNKEHILMIPMFQGLKKSTLDMLEQSANICTLSKGEILFRERDKIDTVYIILNGKVTMYRNNAEGHKKVVYILDNGQIINEVIFDGLSASINCEAFEKTELLWFNREKFLDIMSKDFDLTKKVIDMMAKKIRRLYRQLKNTVPIRVDKKVAAKLWKLAKDYGTDENGETKIQLKITVTSLAEMLGSSRETISRALKLLTKENLIRYENKKFIVNKSKLAKYFKGV; encoded by the coding sequence ATGTTAAATAAAGAACATATACTTATGATTCCTATGTTTCAAGGTTTAAAAAAGTCTACTTTAGATATGCTAGAACAGTCTGCTAATATCTGTACACTAAGTAAGGGTGAAATTTTATTTAGGGAAAGAGATAAAATAGATACAGTATATATAATTTTAAATGGAAAAGTAACGATGTATAGAAATAATGCAGAAGGTCATAAAAAAGTTGTGTATATTTTAGATAATGGTCAAATAATAAATGAAGTTATATTTGATGGCTTATCTGCATCTATTAACTGTGAAGCTTTTGAGAAAACAGAATTGCTGTGGTTTAATAGAGAAAAATTTTTAGATATAATGAGTAAAGATTTTGATTTAACGAAAAAAGTAATAGATATGATGGCAAAAAAGATAAGAAGATTATATAGACAACTTAAAAATACAGTTCCCATAAGAGTAGATAAAAAAGTAGCAGCAAAGTTGTGGAAACTTGCTAAAGATTATGGCACAGATGAAAACGGAGAAACAAAAATACAGTTAAAAATTACAGTAACTTCTCTTGCGGAAATGTTAGGGTCATCAAGGGAAACCATATCAAGAGCATTAAAACTATTAACAAAGGAAAACCTAATAAGGTATGAAAATAAAAAATTTATAGTTAATAAAAGTAAACTTGCAAAATATTTTAAGGGTGTGTGA
- the asrA gene encoding anaerobic sulfite reductase subunit AsrA, with amino-acid sequence MGIKLSREKFDGYINKLKQDYKIYAPVVMKGKGAFSDTDVIRYSEVNSINEIEFDKKSNFSPKEIINPITQTLFYFTEDSYIEPKVDEKGALVFLRSCDIHGIKRLDEIYLRNGKEDSYYKRLREKVKFVLIGCKESFDNCFCVTMGSNKTEEYDMYVKTENNEIFLDIKNEELISLFEGEEIKVTIDYVTENKVSVNIPENIDERIFKSNMWDEYSTRCIACGRCNFVCPTCTCFTMQDIFYRDNRKNGERRRVWASCQVDGFTNMAGGHGFRKDNGSRMRFKVMHKVYDFNKRFGYHMCVGCGRCDDVCPEYISFSNCINKLEKAMEGVQE; translated from the coding sequence GTGGGTATTAAACTAAGTCGTGAGAAATTTGATGGTTACATAAATAAACTAAAACAAGATTATAAAATATATGCACCGGTTGTTATGAAAGGCAAAGGAGCATTTTCGGATACTGATGTTATAAGATACTCAGAAGTTAATAGCATAAATGAAATAGAGTTTGATAAAAAGTCTAATTTTTCTCCAAAGGAAATAATTAATCCAATTACTCAAACTTTATTTTACTTTACTGAAGATTCGTATATAGAACCTAAAGTAGATGAAAAAGGAGCTTTAGTGTTTCTAAGAAGTTGTGATATTCATGGAATAAAAAGATTAGATGAAATATATTTAAGAAATGGCAAAGAAGATTCTTATTACAAAAGGTTACGTGAAAAAGTTAAGTTTGTCCTTATAGGATGTAAGGAAAGTTTTGATAACTGTTTTTGTGTAACCATGGGAAGTAACAAGACAGAGGAATATGATATGTATGTAAAAACGGAAAATAATGAAATTTTCCTTGATATAAAAAATGAAGAATTAATATCTTTATTTGAAGGTGAAGAGATAAAAGTAACTATAGATTATGTAACGGAAAATAAAGTAAGTGTTAATATACCAGAAAATATTGATGAAAGAATATTTAAATCTAATATGTGGGATGAATATTCAACAAGATGTATTGCCTGTGGAAGATGTAATTTTGTATGTCCAACATGTACTTGCTTTACTATGCAAGATATTTTCTATAGAGATAATCGAAAAAACGGTGAAAGAAGAAGAGTGTGGGCATCTTGTCAAGTAGATGGATTTACTAATATGGCTGGTGGACATGGATTCCGTAAGGACAATGGTTCAAGAATGAGATTTAAGGTAATGCATAAAGTCTATGATTTTAATAAAAGATTTGGTTATCACATGTGTGTAGGATGTGGAAGATGTGATGATGTTTGTCCTGAATATATTTCCTTTTCAAACTGTATTAACAAACTAGAAAAAGCTATGGAAGGAGTACAAGAATAA
- the asrB gene encoding anaerobic sulfite reductase subunit AsrB, translating into MSNIYMPIRSKILSITPHTDIDYTFRMEYMGDAKPGQFFEVSIPKYGEAPISICEIGEGYIDLTIRRVGVVTDVIHTFFPGDNLFLRGPYGNGFDVNLYKNTEVIVAAGGTGLAPVKGIVDYFSEHREEVKDFNLLVGFKSPDDILFRKDLKEWEKSIEVTVTVDSAHEDYTGNIGLITKYVEGIKIENIETAKVVIVGPPIMMKFTVAEFLKRGIKEENITVSYERKMCCGVGKCGHCKMDDTYICLEGPVFNYAKAKNLMD; encoded by the coding sequence ATGAGTAATATATATATGCCAATAAGATCAAAAATTTTAAGTATAACTCCACATACAGATATAGATTATACATTTAGAATGGAGTATATGGGTGATGCAAAACCAGGTCAGTTTTTTGAAGTATCCATTCCAAAGTACGGAGAAGCACCTATATCTATATGTGAAATAGGAGAAGGATATATAGACTTAACTATAAGAAGAGTTGGAGTTGTAACAGATGTAATTCATACATTTTTCCCGGGAGATAATCTATTTTTAAGAGGACCTTACGGAAATGGATTTGATGTGAATTTATATAAGAATACAGAAGTTATAGTTGCAGCAGGGGGAACGGGACTTGCTCCAGTTAAAGGAATAGTAGACTATTTTTCAGAGCATAGAGAAGAAGTAAAAGATTTTAATCTACTAGTAGGATTTAAGTCACCTGATGATATACTTTTTAGAAAAGATTTAAAAGAGTGGGAAAAAAGCATAGAAGTTACTGTAACTGTTGACTCAGCTCATGAAGATTACACAGGAAACATTGGATTAATAACTAAATATGTTGAAGGAATAAAAATAGAAAATATAGAAACGGCTAAAGTTGTAATTGTAGGACCTCCAATAATGATGAAGTTTACTGTAGCAGAATTCTTAAAAAGAGGAATAAAGGAAGAAAATATAACAGTATCTTATGAAAGAAAAATGTGCTGTGGTGTAGGAAAATGTGGTCATTGTAAAATGGATGATACTTATATTTGTTTAGAAGGTCCAGTATTTAATTATGCAAAAGCAAAGAACTTAATGGATTAG
- the asrC gene encoding sulfite reductase subunit C: protein MDINTKALMKNAYRVTKEKGITALRVRIPGGHLPVKYFDVIKKIAEEYGNGDVHMTTRQGFEIMGIDMKDIPEINKLIQPVIEGLDINQEVKYKGYSAAGTRNVAACIGNKVCKFANYNTTKFAKRIEKAIFPNNYHVKIALTGCPNDCIKSRMHDFGIIGMTMPNYESYRCISCGACVRTCKKKSVGALHFENFKVVRNQEKCIGCGECVIQCPTGAWTRSHEKYYKLAIMGRTGRKNPRIAKDFIKWIDEDSIIKIILNTYDYIEKFISKDAPNGKEHIGYIVDRTGFKVFKEWVLRDLNLPEIAQVQDNIYWD from the coding sequence ATGGATATAAATACAAAAGCTTTGATGAAAAATGCTTATAGAGTAACAAAAGAAAAAGGAATAACAGCCCTAAGAGTGAGAATTCCAGGAGGTCATTTACCTGTAAAGTATTTTGATGTAATAAAGAAGATTGCTGAAGAATATGGTAATGGTGATGTTCACATGACTACAAGACAAGGGTTTGAAATAATGGGTATAGATATGAAGGATATACCTGAAATTAATAAACTAATACAACCTGTAATAGAAGGATTAGATATAAATCAAGAAGTTAAATATAAAGGATATTCAGCTGCGGGAACAAGAAATGTAGCAGCTTGTATTGGAAATAAAGTATGTAAGTTTGCCAATTACAACACAACTAAATTTGCAAAACGAATAGAGAAAGCAATATTTCCAAATAACTATCATGTAAAGATAGCCTTAACAGGATGTCCTAATGATTGTATAAAATCGAGAATGCATGACTTTGGTATAATAGGAATGACTATGCCAAACTATGAATCTTATAGATGCATATCATGTGGTGCATGTGTTAGAACATGTAAAAAGAAATCAGTAGGTGCATTGCATTTTGAAAATTTTAAAGTTGTTAGAAATCAAGAAAAATGTATTGGATGTGGAGAATGTGTTATCCAATGCCCAACTGGTGCGTGGACTAGAAGCCATGAGAAATATTATAAGTTAGCTATAATGGGTAGAACGGGAAGAAAAAATCCTAGAATAGCTAAAGATTTCATAAAGTGGATAGATGAAGATAGTATAATAAAAATTATCTTAAATACTTATGATTATATAGAAAAATTTATTTCTAAAGATGCTCCAAATGGAAAAGAACATATAGGGTATATTGTAGATAGAACAGGATTTAAGGTGTTTAAAGAATGGGTGCTAAGAGATCTTAATTTACCTGAAATAGCACAGGTTCAAGATAATATTTATTGGGATTAA
- the thiE gene encoding thiamine phosphate synthase, with the protein MDINYKLYLITDRSFLNGRSLAECVEDAIKGGATLVQVREKNISTRDFYNIAREVQEVTTKYNVPLLINDRIDIALAINADGVHLGQSDMPIELARKILGDDKVIGISAGNVKEAIEAEKAGADYVGLGTVFFTGTKKDIDEPIGLAGLKEITEKITIPSVAIGGINKENAKSVLATGVDGISVISAILKNDDIQGASKTLANI; encoded by the coding sequence ATGGATATAAACTATAAATTATATTTAATTACAGATAGAAGCTTTTTAAATGGACGCTCTTTAGCAGAATGTGTTGAAGATGCTATAAAAGGTGGTGCAACTCTTGTTCAAGTTAGAGAAAAAAATATATCTACTCGTGACTTTTATAATATAGCAAGAGAAGTACAAGAGGTTACAACTAAATACAATGTTCCTCTTTTAATAAATGATAGAATTGATATAGCACTTGCCATAAATGCAGATGGAGTTCATCTTGGTCAAAGTGATATGCCAATAGAACTTGCAAGAAAAATTCTTGGAGATGATAAAGTTATAGGAATTTCTGCCGGTAATGTTAAAGAAGCCATTGAAGCTGAAAAAGCTGGAGCAGATTATGTAGGACTTGGAACAGTATTTTTTACAGGAACTAAAAAAGATATTGATGAACCAATAGGACTTGCTGGTTTAAAAGAAATCACTGAAAAAATAACTATTCCTTCAGTAGCTATAGGAGGAATAAATAAAGAAAATGCCAAATCAGTTTTAGCAACTGGTGTAGATGGCATTTCTGTTATATCTGCTATTTTAAAAAATGATGATATACAAGGTGCATCTAAAACTTTAGCAAATATTTAA
- a CDS encoding peptidoglycan amidohydrolase family protein: MAKNKFNNKFSNLESSENTKKYVKEMYDLAEKHEKRSFMSFVAIGIPIAIILLFVVIQMISFSVHSSKNKQVASTSHPTNTTDVKKDLAKANTKSDANAAKTVPTATASVNQLNDRLFNYLKLSEKRAVSYYRAKQLNNKSEKGLASIYIAQVLRDNGYKMDNSVINTASLVRALQKDGWKIISDYKQLKKGDICFTTSAKSSGPPAHTYVFMGWVQEGKTDYAYVSDSQVAEYGNTYHKRNIDSTTPKKEKFAFFMRK; the protein is encoded by the coding sequence ATGGCTAAAAATAAATTTAATAATAAATTTAGTAATCTTGAAAGTTCCGAGAATACGAAAAAGTATGTAAAAGAAATGTATGATCTAGCTGAAAAACATGAAAAAAGAAGCTTTATGTCTTTTGTAGCAATTGGAATTCCAATAGCTATAATATTATTATTTGTAGTAATACAAATGATTTCATTTTCAGTACATTCATCTAAAAATAAACAAGTGGCTTCTACATCACATCCTACTAATACTACTGATGTAAAGAAAGATTTAGCTAAAGCTAATACAAAATCTGATGCAAATGCTGCTAAAACAGTTCCAACAGCTACTGCTTCAGTTAATCAATTAAATGATAGATTATTTAATTACTTAAAGTTATCAGAAAAAAGAGCAGTTTCTTATTATAGAGCAAAACAATTAAATAATAAAAGTGAAAAAGGATTAGCTTCAATATACATAGCTCAAGTTTTAAGAGACAATGGATATAAAATGGACAATTCTGTGATTAACACAGCAAGTCTTGTACGAGCATTGCAAAAAGATGGTTGGAAGATTATTTCTGATTATAAACAACTTAAAAAAGGCGACATATGCTTTACAACATCAGCAAAATCTAGTGGTCCTCCTGCTCATACTTATGTATTTATGGGATGGGTTCAAGAAGGTAAAACTGACTATGCATATGTATCAGATAGCCAAGTTGCTGAGTATGGAAACACTTATCACAAAAGAAATATAGATTCTACAACACCTAAAAAAGAAAAATTCGCTTTCTTTATGAGAAAATAA
- a CDS encoding GntR family transcriptional regulator: protein MIKIDSRNSRPIYEQIIDSIKENILKGILRPGDKLPSVREMSSMITANPNTVSRAYMELERQGVTETLRGKGTFVSSNYKPKVEEESMEKLKDDIKKIIVEAYYMGIEKEDMIEIIEDLYKEVKKK from the coding sequence TTGATAAAAATCGATAGTAGAAATAGTCGGCCTATATACGAGCAAATAATAGATTCAATAAAAGAGAATATTTTAAAGGGGATACTAAGACCTGGAGATAAGCTTCCGTCAGTTAGAGAAATGTCATCCATGATTACTGCTAATCCTAATACTGTTAGTAGAGCATATATGGAACTTGAAAGACAAGGAGTTACTGAAACTCTAAGAGGAAAAGGTACATTTGTATCTTCTAATTATAAACCTAAAGTGGAGGAAGAAAGCATGGAAAAGTTAAAGGATGATATTAAAAAAATTATAGTAGAAGCATATTATATGGGAATTGAAAAGGAAGATATGATAGAAATTATAGAGGATCTTTATAAAGAGGTGAAAAAGAAATGA